From the Hallerella porci genome, one window contains:
- a CDS encoding CotH kinase family protein codes for MLFKRWKIFAVFVLALAGCLWHENEFSSAADDEAYLPLDDSEYPYAGIPRLVLETENFREIRNRSTKIPARLQIYGKDSPESEIFELTVRGRGNSTYNAPKYGMKIKFSKTVKLFDMPEENEWALRSCYGDKTLLRDYLMSRLGHWLGVKFTPKMQFVELYLNREYKGVYLLTESIKIGKNRVNIPKTENSFLLEKEDPKKVDDPYFKTRDGNLIHIKSPKNPSRENISVVKQHLNLFENYLHRRDFWGEDSIAHWLDIDDFLAYYWVQEFAKNEDGKFTRSVYFYWIQGGTIHFGPLWDFDLGFGNQSRKQFRPAENWFIRNYRWNKYILADSTMNQLAADYWKAHRETFRALIDSIPLYKKQIEKAAKNDFKRWPILDNAFTWALRHSYKSHDEAVDSMTVWTKRRFDWIDENVSK; via the coding sequence ATGCTTTTCAAACGATGGAAAATTTTCGCTGTTTTTGTACTCGCTTTGGCGGGATGCCTTTGGCATGAAAATGAATTTTCTTCCGCGGCAGATGATGAAGCGTACTTGCCTTTAGACGACTCGGAATATCCTTATGCGGGAATTCCGCGTTTAGTTTTAGAAACCGAAAATTTCCGAGAGATTCGAAATCGCTCCACGAAAATTCCTGCGCGATTACAAATTTATGGAAAAGATTCTCCCGAGTCCGAAATTTTTGAACTCACTGTGCGCGGCCGCGGAAACTCTACATATAATGCGCCCAAGTATGGGATGAAAATTAAATTTTCTAAAACGGTAAAATTATTTGACATGCCCGAAGAAAATGAATGGGCTCTGCGTTCTTGCTACGGCGACAAAACTCTTTTGCGGGATTATTTAATGTCGCGTCTCGGCCATTGGCTTGGCGTTAAATTTACTCCCAAAATGCAATTCGTCGAATTGTATTTGAACCGCGAATATAAAGGAGTTTACCTGCTCACCGAATCCATTAAAATCGGAAAAAATCGAGTGAATATTCCGAAAACAGAAAACAGTTTTTTGCTCGAAAAAGAAGATCCTAAAAAAGTGGATGATCCGTATTTTAAAACGCGCGATGGAAATTTAATTCACATTAAATCGCCAAAAAATCCTTCTCGGGAAAATATTTCTGTCGTCAAACAACATTTAAATTTATTCGAAAATTATTTGCATCGCCGCGATTTTTGGGGCGAAGATTCTATTGCTCATTGGCTTGACATCGATGATTTTCTCGCATATTATTGGGTGCAAGAATTTGCAAAAAATGAAGACGGAAAATTTACTCGCAGCGTTTACTTTTATTGGATTCAAGGCGGCACAATTCATTTCGGACCTCTTTGGGATTTTGATTTAGGATTTGGAAATCAATCGCGCAAACAATTTCGTCCCGCCGAAAATTGGTTCATTCGCAATTACCGTTGGAATAAATATATCTTAGCCGATTCCACGATGAATCAACTTGCAGCCGATTATTGGAAAGCGCATCGCGAAACTTTCCGAGCACTCATCGATAGCATTCCGCTTTATAAAAAGCAAATAGAAAAAGCGGCGAAAAATGATTTTAAACGTTGGCCCATTTTAGATAACGCATTCACATGGGCGCTGCGCCATTCTTACAAATCCCACGATGAAGCCGTTGATTCGATGACCGTTTGGACGAAGCGGCGTTTTGATTGGATCGATGAAAATGTTTCTAAATAA
- a CDS encoding serine hydrolase domain-containing protein, giving the protein MQIDSLFHSAMDAGIFSKAVVGFLFENGESEIRHYGTAENSVFDLASVTKVCPTSTLALKFVLEGKLNLDAKLIDYIPEMQTNYREEILIRHLLTHSLDYRVRMSSLKDLAPEKILQFLYSYQFEKRPGTVFNYGNPASILLGIVLMRISGKTLQELAEENFFTPLSMTRSGWDPLSRISKEEIVATENCPWRGRILQGEIHDESAFSLKKLFPVGSAGMFSTVPDLLKFVRMILNDGVFECKRILPAGILQLVSTNALEDRIPQECTALGWELDAEKFMGKAHHPRLFGKTGFTGTSIVADAERKSAVILLSNFTYPKRENSAARINDFRARLSEEFFLKK; this is encoded by the coding sequence ATGCAAATCGATTCTCTTTTTCATTCTGCGATGGACGCAGGAATTTTTTCGAAAGCGGTTGTCGGCTTTCTTTTTGAAAATGGCGAAAGTGAAATTCGTCATTATGGAACAGCGGAAAATTCTGTTTTTGATTTAGCGTCGGTAACGAAAGTTTGCCCGACTTCAACTCTTGCGCTGAAATTTGTTTTGGAAGGAAAATTAAATCTCGATGCAAAACTCATCGATTACATTCCTGAAATGCAAACGAATTATCGCGAAGAAATTCTCATTCGACATTTGCTAACGCATAGCTTGGATTATCGCGTTCGCATGAGTTCGTTAAAGGATTTAGCTCCCGAAAAAATTTTGCAATTTTTATACTCGTATCAATTTGAAAAAAGACCGGGAACAGTTTTTAATTATGGAAATCCGGCGAGCATTCTTTTGGGAATTGTTTTGATGCGCATTTCGGGAAAAACGTTGCAAGAACTCGCCGAAGAAAATTTCTTTACGCCGCTCAGCATGACGCGTTCCGGTTGGGATCCGCTTTCGCGCATTTCGAAAGAAGAAATTGTAGCAACGGAAAATTGCCCGTGGCGCGGGAGAATTTTACAGGGAGAAATTCACGATGAAAGTGCATTCTCTCTTAAAAAACTTTTCCCTGTCGGCAGCGCAGGAATGTTTTCGACGGTTCCTGATTTGCTCAAATTTGTGCGGATGATTTTGAACGATGGTGTGTTTGAATGCAAACGAATTTTGCCCGCGGGAATTTTACAACTTGTTTCGACGAATGCGTTAGAAGACCGCATCCCGCAAGAATGCACAGCGCTCGGCTGGGAACTCGATGCCGAAAAATTTATGGGCAAGGCGCACCATCCGCGTTTATTTGGAAAAACAGGATTTACAGGAACGAGCATTGTCGCCGATGCAGAACGCAAAAGCGCAGTCATTCTTCTCAGCAATTTTACTTATCCGAAACGCGAAAATTCTGCAGCGAGAATTAACGATTTTCGCGCAAGACTTTCCGAAGAATTTTTCTTGAAAAAATGA
- a CDS encoding FISUMP domain-containing protein, translating to MNKLVILGFAAAAATLFNACQKANTCSYNEDANELVCVEKVYKTAKVGNTVWMTENLARLSLTGSSHCYNDSAKNCHAYGTLYPFETAQKICPEGWTLPKQSDFEAIDMSTLNPLKTGFRYYDGKFVDLDESASFWTSDAFDDSRATLVRVTDKVTYEHFNKNIAASVRCIKK from the coding sequence ATGAATAAATTGGTAATCCTCGGATTCGCAGCCGCTGCAGCCACTCTTTTTAACGCTTGCCAAAAAGCAAATACTTGTTCTTACAACGAAGATGCAAATGAACTCGTCTGCGTTGAAAAAGTTTATAAAACCGCAAAAGTGGGAAATACCGTTTGGATGACCGAAAACTTGGCGCGTCTTTCGCTGACCGGTTCTAGCCATTGCTACAACGATTCTGCAAAGAATTGTCACGCTTACGGAACTCTTTATCCGTTTGAAACCGCACAGAAAATTTGCCCCGAAGGTTGGACTCTTCCGAAGCAATCTGATTTCGAAGCAATCGATATGAGCACATTAAATCCGCTCAAAACCGGTTTCCGTTATTACGATGGAAAATTTGTCGATTTAGATGAAAGCGCAAGTTTCTGGACAAGCGATGCATTCGATGATTCTCGCGCCACTCTTGTTCGCGTTACAGATAAAGTAACTTACGAACATTTCAACAAAAATATTGCCGCTTCGGTTCGTTGCATTAAGAAATAA
- a CDS encoding NUDIX hydrolase — translation MAEQIDILTSDGKKTGEVRSRDEVHKLGLWHRTVHIWLFDAQGNILFQLRAHDKENNPNLYDTSCAGHISAGDESLESALREIREELGLKKNPEDLMYLFESTHESVLNGGSYLDNEFYDVYRGQISEDEKRRLVPQPHEVDAFRFFSVDELREALKNHPEKFVSHPKDFQYLLSQA, via the coding sequence ATGGCAGAACAAATCGACATTCTCACTTCCGATGGAAAGAAAACCGGCGAAGTGCGCTCTCGCGACGAAGTGCACAAACTCGGACTTTGGCATCGCACCGTTCACATTTGGCTTTTTGATGCGCAAGGAAATATTCTTTTTCAACTGCGCGCCCACGACAAAGAAAACAATCCGAATCTTTACGACACGAGTTGTGCGGGGCATATTTCTGCGGGCGATGAAAGTCTCGAATCCGCTCTCCGCGAAATCCGCGAAGAACTCGGGCTCAAAAAAAATCCCGAAGATTTAATGTATTTATTTGAATCGACTCACGAAAGCGTTTTGAACGGCGGCAGTTATTTGGACAATGAATTTTACGATGTTTATCGCGGACAAATTTCCGAAGACGAAAAACGCAGGCTCGTTCCGCAGCCACACGAAGTGGATGCGTTTCGCTTTTTTAGCGTAGACGAACTTCGAGAAGCATTAAAAAATCATCCCGAAAAATTCGTGAGCCACCCGAAAGATTTTCAATATTTACTTTCTCAAGCCTAA
- a CDS encoding LamG-like jellyroll fold domain-containing protein codes for MMKILWLSIFCAGIFTACSNSDHAGVLSETESGESIAGMLFTEAGTPAAKAAVYIVREDFNAAHDTILAESKTAEDGSFVLETQKLSAGNYSVLFENADENLAAKTAITLGDGNAKNFGDTLNISATILPTATVAIPFSEMPLDAGDTLCLTGTLVCKNITASDKQNGVVILSGIPAAEYNRLEIFGEESESVSVSWKIESGSTFVANKDDANAAAHTFSRTLADLNFGKLPNTLDSVPFSIWLLTNANHPLLVNEMGDVLPSEKIYAAGDSSLYRVIIPQFNYAENRMQKISQLNAEISAYSFNRIRYAAPWDSLTSAGIFAGGKEFGNVTPDSVSNFEIFQDGKFAISFWMKLDKNAFGKDSSVALFTAMQDSLGFVIRQNRFNNYKSIGVELFVNADTVLISDTTIYGSAKILDGNWHYYAVILRGDHIHVMLDGKVIHNTDFNLAKGFGKLENFVIGDSRLNGIVDELKIYDGTQDTLWMRSVYEMERPEQNPWNEI; via the coding sequence ATGATGAAAATTTTGTGGTTGAGTATTTTTTGTGCGGGCATTTTTACTGCTTGCAGCAACAGCGATCACGCGGGAGTTTTAAGCGAAACGGAATCCGGCGAATCGATTGCGGGCATGCTTTTTACCGAAGCGGGAACGCCTGCGGCAAAGGCTGCGGTTTATATTGTCCGCGAAGATTTTAATGCGGCGCACGATACGATTCTCGCCGAATCGAAAACAGCAGAAGATGGTTCGTTTGTACTCGAAACGCAGAAACTTTCTGCGGGAAATTATTCCGTTCTTTTTGAAAACGCCGACGAAAATTTGGCAGCAAAAACTGCGATTACTTTGGGCGATGGCAATGCAAAAAATTTCGGCGATACGTTGAATATTTCGGCAACGATTTTACCGACGGCAACTGTAGCGATTCCATTCAGCGAAATGCCTCTTGATGCAGGCGATACTCTTTGCCTTACCGGAACACTTGTCTGCAAAAATATCACCGCTAGCGATAAGCAAAATGGCGTCGTCATCTTAAGCGGAATTCCTGCTGCAGAATATAATCGCTTAGAAATTTTTGGCGAAGAAAGTGAATCGGTTTCTGTCAGTTGGAAAATCGAAAGCGGTAGCACATTTGTTGCGAACAAGGATGACGCAAATGCGGCTGCGCATACATTCTCGCGGACTCTTGCCGATTTGAATTTTGGAAAATTGCCGAATACTTTGGATTCGGTTCCGTTCTCCATTTGGCTTTTGACGAATGCAAATCATCCGCTTTTGGTGAACGAAATGGGCGATGTTCTTCCGTCGGAAAAAATTTATGCGGCGGGCGATTCTTCTCTTTATCGCGTGATTATTCCGCAGTTCAATTACGCCGAAAATCGGATGCAAAAAATTTCGCAGTTGAATGCAGAAATTTCTGCGTATTCGTTTAATCGCATTCGTTACGCGGCGCCGTGGGATTCGTTAACATCCGCAGGAATTTTCGCAGGCGGAAAAGAATTTGGAAATGTTACACCAGATTCCGTTTCGAATTTTGAAATTTTTCAAGACGGAAAATTTGCGATTTCTTTTTGGATGAAGTTAGACAAAAATGCATTTGGCAAAGATTCTTCGGTCGCCCTTTTTACAGCGATGCAAGATTCTCTCGGCTTTGTCATTCGGCAAAATCGTTTCAACAATTATAAATCCATCGGCGTTGAACTTTTTGTAAACGCAGATACTGTGTTGATTTCGGATACGACAATTTACGGCTCCGCAAAAATTCTCGATGGAAATTGGCATTATTATGCGGTCATTCTCCGCGGCGATCATATTCATGTAATGCTCGACGGAAAAGTGATTCACAATACGGATTTTAATTTGGCAAAAGGATTTGGAAAATTGGAAAATTTTGTCATCGGCGATTCTCGCTTAAACGGCATTGTAGATGAATTAAAAATTTACGATGGAACGCAAGATACATTGTGGATGCGCTCGGTTTACGAAATGGAACGCCCCGAACAAAATCCGTGGAACGAAATTTAA
- a CDS encoding DEAD/DEAH box helicase, with protein sequence MKFSDLPLDEKLQRAIADANYTTPTPIQEQAIPALLERKDLMGIAQTGTGKTAAFALPILQNLLQDGIGSGAKNVRVLILLPTRELAIQVSDCFEMYEKYTRISSTCIFGGVSDLPQKRALSRGVDILIATPGRLLDLIQQRVVSLKKLEYFVLDEADRMLDMGFIHDIRKVVALLPPKRQNLFFSATMPPEITKLAATILKANPVRIEVTPQSTPIERIRQELYRIDKRRKGALLKEMLLEHPEMKKVLVFSRTKHGADKIVRVLEKAKITCAAIHGNKSQNRRQEALGNFKTEQIRVLVATDIAARGIDVDGVTHVFNYDLPDVPETFVHRIGRTARAGKDGVAISFCAPDEEQDLQAIQRLTRIQIPEGDTSIFEKLPPPQTETPESEARNSRFRGKKFAQKNANKPQQAKPKKQEAPQPVQKNLQPMPKTQNGKRLGSRARRRLREEQNQKKFNASNER encoded by the coding sequence ATGAAATTTTCCGATTTACCTTTGGACGAAAAGCTGCAGCGCGCAATCGCTGATGCGAATTATACCACACCGACGCCGATTCAAGAGCAGGCGATTCCTGCGCTTTTAGAACGCAAAGATTTGATGGGAATTGCTCAAACGGGAACGGGAAAAACCGCAGCATTTGCGCTTCCGATTTTACAAAATTTATTGCAAGATGGAATTGGCAGCGGCGCAAAAAATGTCCGCGTTTTAATTCTTTTGCCAACTCGAGAACTCGCCATTCAAGTTTCGGATTGCTTTGAAATGTATGAAAAGTACACGCGTATTTCGAGTACTTGTATTTTTGGCGGCGTGAGCGATTTACCGCAGAAACGTGCGCTTTCTCGTGGCGTAGATATTTTAATTGCGACGCCGGGACGTTTGTTGGATTTAATTCAGCAGCGCGTAGTGAGTTTAAAAAAGTTGGAATATTTTGTGCTCGATGAAGCGGATCGCATGTTGGATATGGGATTCATTCACGACATTCGCAAAGTGGTCGCATTGCTTCCGCCGAAGCGTCAAAATCTTTTTTTCAGTGCGACGATGCCGCCCGAGATTACAAAATTAGCAGCGACGATTTTAAAAGCAAATCCGGTGCGGATTGAAGTGACTCCGCAAAGTACTCCGATTGAACGCATCCGCCAAGAACTTTACCGCATCGATAAACGTCGCAAAGGTGCGCTTCTCAAAGAAATGCTTTTGGAACATCCCGAGATGAAAAAAGTTCTCGTCTTCTCGCGGACGAAACACGGCGCCGATAAAATTGTGCGCGTTTTGGAAAAAGCAAAAATTACATGCGCTGCGATTCACGGAAATAAAAGTCAAAATCGTAGACAAGAAGCACTCGGCAATTTTAAAACAGAACAGATTCGCGTTTTGGTGGCAACGGATATCGCTGCCCGCGGAATTGATGTTGATGGCGTTACTCATGTTTTCAATTATGATTTGCCCGATGTTCCCGAAACATTTGTGCATCGCATTGGACGCACCGCGCGTGCAGGGAAAGATGGCGTCGCTATTTCATTTTGCGCTCCCGATGAAGAACAAGATTTGCAGGCAATTCAACGCTTGACGCGAATTCAAATTCCCGAAGGCGATACTTCGATTTTCGAAAAATTGCCGCCACCGCAAACAGAAACTCCCGAAAGCGAAGCGCGCAATTCTCGTTTCCGCGGGAAAAAATTTGCGCAAAAAAATGCGAATAAACCGCAGCAAGCAAAACCGAAAAAACAAGAAGCTCCGCAGCCGGTGCAGAAAAATTTGCAGCCGATGCCGAAAACGCAAAACGGAAAACGCTTAGGCAGTCGCGCTCGCCGTCGTCTTCGCGAAGAACAAAATCAAAAGAAATTTAACGCTTCCAACGAAAGGTAA
- a CDS encoding TrpB-like pyridoxal phosphate-dependent enzyme, with protein MSVQEIPYKIYLAESEIPEAWYNVRADMKNKPAPLLNPGTHQPLQFEELRPVFCDELIKQELNDTDPWIPIPEEIRKFYKMFRPSPLVRAYCLERKLGTPAKIYYKFEGNNTSGSHKLNSAIAQAYYAKMQGLKGVTTETGAGQWGTALSMACAYFGLDCRVYMVKCSYEQKPFRREVMRTYGANVTPSPSMTTEVGKKINAEYPGTTGSLGCAISEAVEAATHMEGYRYVLGSVLSQVLLHQTVIGLEAKAALDKYGVTPDIIIGCAGGGSNLGGLVSPFLGEKLRGEKDYRIIAVEPASCPSLTRGVFAYDFCDTGHVCPLAKMYTLGSEFIPSANHAGGLRYHGMSSILSQAYHDGLMEATSVEQTAVFEAAEEFARVEGILPAPESSHAIRVAIDEALKCKQTGESKTILFGLTGTGYFDLKAYEAYNNKSMTDYIPTDEDLKRSIDLIPRFPGNLM; from the coding sequence ATGAGCGTTCAAGAAATTCCGTACAAGATTTATCTTGCCGAAAGTGAAATTCCAGAGGCGTGGTACAATGTCCGCGCCGATATGAAAAATAAGCCCGCACCGCTTTTGAATCCGGGAACGCATCAGCCGCTCCAATTTGAAGAATTGCGTCCTGTTTTTTGCGATGAACTCATCAAGCAAGAATTGAATGATACAGACCCGTGGATTCCTATTCCCGAAGAAATTCGCAAATTTTATAAAATGTTCCGCCCGTCGCCACTCGTTCGCGCATACTGCCTCGAACGCAAACTCGGAACGCCCGCAAAAATTTATTACAAGTTTGAAGGCAACAATACGAGCGGAAGCCACAAATTAAATTCGGCAATTGCTCAAGCTTACTACGCCAAAATGCAAGGCCTCAAAGGCGTCACTACCGAAACGGGCGCAGGGCAATGGGGCACAGCGCTTTCGATGGCTTGCGCTTACTTCGGTTTGGATTGTCGCGTTTATATGGTGAAATGTTCCTACGAACAAAAGCCGTTCCGTCGCGAAGTGATGCGCACTTACGGAGCAAATGTTACTCCGTCGCCATCGATGACAACCGAAGTCGGTAAAAAAATTAACGCCGAATACCCGGGCACCACAGGAAGCCTCGGCTGTGCAATTTCCGAAGCCGTTGAAGCGGCAACGCACATGGAAGGCTACCGCTACGTTCTCGGCTCCGTTCTTTCTCAGGTTCTTTTGCATCAGACCGTTATCGGTCTCGAAGCAAAAGCGGCGTTAGATAAATACGGCGTCACTCCGGACATTATCATCGGCTGCGCAGGTGGCGGATCAAACCTCGGCGGACTCGTTTCTCCGTTCCTCGGCGAAAAGCTCCGCGGCGAAAAAGATTATCGCATTATCGCTGTCGAACCCGCATCTTGCCCGAGTTTAACCCGCGGCGTTTTTGCCTACGACTTCTGCGACACCGGTCACGTTTGCCCGCTCGCGAAAATGTACACTCTCGGTTCCGAATTTATTCCGTCTGCAAACCATGCCGGCGGTCTTCGCTATCACGGAATGAGTTCCATTCTTTCGCAAGCTTATCACGACGGTTTAATGGAAGCGACAAGCGTTGAACAAACTGCGGTCTTTGAAGCAGCCGAAGAATTTGCTCGCGTCGAAGGAATTCTCCCTGCACCAGAATCGAGTCACGCGATCCGCGTTGCAATCGATGAAGCGCTCAAGTGCAAGCAAACCGGTGAATCGAAAACGATTCTTTTCGGCTTAACTGGAACAGGTTACTTTGACTTGAAGGCTTACGAAGCATACAACAACAAATCGATGACCGATTACATCCCGACGGATGAAGATTTGAAAAGAAGCATTGATTTGATTCCGCGCTTCCCCGGCAACTTAATGTAA
- a CDS encoding flavodoxin family protein: protein MKKKILIMVASPKKERSGTLIPTKAFVDGMLESGDYEAEYIFIDRLHITPCRGCLSCWGRPDGSCFMKDDDVPAVREKLINSDIVIWSFPLYLFGVPGQMKVLMDRIVGMVHPYMGQKLKDGESAMNSHLHGLQFQKEGQKIILLSSCAWMDLDVVYEPIRKQFDIILGHEGYTLIACPQMRALDHRGGPRRLKMLRDKYKLGGEELAKTGSISQKTIDLLQKPLFSNEAYETLVVEFVTHMFDRDDNF from the coding sequence ATGAAAAAGAAAATTCTGATTATGGTGGCAAGTCCCAAAAAAGAAAGAAGTGGAACATTGATTCCGACGAAAGCATTTGTCGATGGAATGCTCGAAAGCGGCGATTACGAAGCGGAATATATTTTTATTGATCGCTTGCATATCACGCCTTGTCGCGGATGTTTAAGTTGTTGGGGACGCCCTGACGGCAGCTGCTTTATGAAAGATGACGACGTGCCCGCAGTGCGTGAAAAGCTCATCAATTCGGATATTGTGATTTGGAGTTTTCCGCTGTATTTGTTCGGCGTTCCGGGGCAGATGAAAGTTCTCATGGATCGCATCGTGGGAATGGTGCATCCGTATATGGGACAAAAATTGAAAGACGGAGAAAGTGCGATGAATTCGCATTTGCACGGATTGCAATTTCAAAAAGAAGGCCAAAAAATTATTTTGCTTTCAAGTTGCGCTTGGATGGATTTGGACGTCGTCTATGAACCGATTCGAAAACAATTTGACATTATTCTCGGGCATGAAGGTTACACATTAATCGCGTGTCCGCAAATGCGCGCTCTCGATCATCGCGGCGGTCCGCGTCGCTTGAAAATGCTGCGGGACAAATATAAATTGGGCGGCGAAGAATTGGCGAAAACAGGAAGCATTTCGCAGAAGACAATTGACTTGTTGCAAAAACCGCTCTTTAGCAATGAAGCTTACGAAACTCTCGTCGTCGAATTTGTAACGCACATGTTCGATCGCGATGATAATTTCTAA
- the tsaA gene encoding tRNA (N6-threonylcarbamoyladenosine(37)-N6)-methyltransferase TrmO: MQKFSIQTIAHIRSDFSEKFGIPRQSGILKNLQSQIIFEPEFRNADALRGLSDFSHLWLVWIFSENIHEGNFHPTVRPPRLGGNTRMGVFATRSSFRPNPIALSAVKIEKIEMTAEGPVITVSGADLMDGTPIVDIKPYLPFADSIPNASGGFTDKLTFEFLHVQIPEEELQKIPEEKRAILEKILAEDPRPAYVNDSERLFGFSFAGFEIQFTVNEKNLFVQKIHKI; encoded by the coding sequence ATGCAGAAATTTTCCATTCAAACGATTGCCCACATCCGTTCTGATTTTTCGGAAAAGTTTGGCATTCCTCGTCAAAGCGGAATTTTGAAAAATTTGCAATCGCAAATCATTTTTGAACCGGAATTTCGTAATGCCGATGCGCTGCGCGGACTTTCTGATTTTTCGCATTTATGGCTCGTTTGGATTTTTTCCGAAAATATTCACGAAGGAAATTTTCATCCGACAGTGCGCCCGCCACGACTCGGCGGCAATACGCGTATGGGAGTTTTTGCAACGCGCTCTTCCTTTCGCCCGAATCCGATTGCACTTTCAGCGGTTAAAATTGAAAAAATTGAAATGACCGCAGAAGGTCCCGTTATTACCGTCAGCGGCGCCGATTTGATGGACGGAACGCCCATCGTCGATATCAAACCGTATTTGCCTTTTGCCGATTCTATTCCCAATGCGAGTGGTGGTTTTACAGATAAATTAACTTTTGAATTTTTGCACGTTCAAATTCCCGAAGAAGAACTCCAAAAAATTCCCGAAGAAAAGCGCGCCATTTTAGAAAAAATTCTCGCCGAAGATCCGCGCCCCGCTTACGTCAACGATTCCGAACGCCTCTTCGGATTTTCTTTCGCCGGTTTTGAAATTCAATTTACCGTGAACGAAAAAAATTTATTCGTTCAAAAAATTCACAAAATTTAA
- a CDS encoding TIGR02147 family protein produces MEKFADIFQFTHFRKYLAEYQSARVQVEPAFSRTEICARLGLPKTRSYFADVLRGKKVSPRMIQKFIELLELDRKEARYFEAMVQLDQAKSDAIRKDAMENLLKINPHPQMLLHSDSYEYYAQWYHSALFAILDVMNVGDDLSPIAKRIFPKVTLGKLSESVQLLSRLGLVRKNDEGFWKPTQDSISSGPYNNQELVREYQLQCFELSKQALLSHNKNPQVMSTLVFSLSKSAYKKLEAELQNFKSKAREIIAGDSEKADGVYHMNIHLFSNLDAEDK; encoded by the coding sequence GTGGAAAAATTTGCAGACATTTTTCAGTTTACTCATTTTCGCAAGTATCTTGCGGAATATCAAAGCGCACGCGTTCAAGTAGAACCGGCGTTTAGCCGCACCGAAATTTGTGCACGTCTCGGGCTTCCAAAAACGCGCAGTTATTTTGCAGATGTTTTGCGTGGGAAAAAAGTTTCGCCGCGGATGATTCAAAAATTCATTGAACTTTTGGAACTCGACCGCAAAGAAGCGCGCTATTTCGAAGCGATGGTGCAATTGGATCAAGCAAAGTCCGACGCTATTCGCAAAGATGCGATGGAAAATTTGCTCAAAATCAATCCGCATCCGCAAATGCTTTTACATTCGGATTCGTATGAATATTATGCGCAGTGGTATCACAGTGCGCTCTTCGCCATTTTAGATGTGATGAATGTGGGCGATGATTTATCGCCGATTGCGAAACGCATTTTTCCCAAAGTCACACTTGGCAAATTAAGTGAATCGGTGCAGCTTCTTTCGCGCTTAGGACTTGTGCGGAAAAATGATGAAGGATTTTGGAAACCGACGCAAGATTCGATTTCGAGCGGACCCTATAATAATCAGGAACTTGTCCGCGAATATCAACTGCAATGTTTTGAACTTTCGAAGCAAGCGCTGCTTTCGCACAATAAAAATCCGCAGGTGATGAGCACTCTCGTTTTTAGCCTTTCTAAATCGGCGTATAAAAAATTAGAAGCGGAATTGCAAAATTTTAAATCAAAAGCGCGAGAAATTATTGCGGGCGATAGCGAAAAAGCCGACGGCGTTTATCACATGAATATTCATCTATTTTCAAATTTGGATGCGGAGGATAAATGA